ACGAGGAAAGGAAGGGATAAGAGAAGCTGTAGCCGGTGGCGAAGACCACGAGGTCGATGTCCTCTTCCACCGTGCCGTCCTCGAACACCACACTGGAGCCCTGGAACTGGCACACGTTGGGCTTCACGCACACTGTGCCCGAGAGGATACGGTTGGGCAGCTCATCGTTTACAGTGGGATGCTGGCTGAACAGTCTGGAAAGAGGAGAAGGTGGTGAAAGGAACATTGCCATTGTTACACATCAGCTGTTACTTCAGCTGCTGAGGCTTTCAAGCAAATTTCTTTACAATTGTATTTATAGTACTGCACAGGTAGCAGGCTTTACTTTTGATTTGACAGCTACACAAAGTAGCACAACATTTGAAAACTGAATTAGCCATTGTTCATCAGAAGTCTCTCAAAAGTACAAATACTGAAACATCTTGCACAGAGAGTCATTGCATTGTGGCCAGTTTAACTGGGGAAAAATTGTgtaaaatccatttttttttaaatgtacctgTGTTTGGGTTGCAGAGAATAGAGCTTGTGGTTGAAGCGCTGGTTTAGTCTACTCTCTCCGAGTCTGCACAGAAGGCTGAAGGGCAGGATGGCCTGCAGTAGACCTAGCACCCTGTTAAAACTAAAGTCTAATGGGATACCGTGGTCTCCCACGCGGTTCAAGATCCATGCCCCCCGACGAGTGCTAAGGAACagctgggggagaggagagagaagcccGAGGATGGGCAAAAGCCTATGTCAGCTGGGGTGCACAGCTCGTTGCATTTTCCTGCACTCAtgtcccagcagccccagccAGTCTCACCAAGAGCAAGCCAATATCACAAGCTCTACTGGCATAGTACACCTGCTCACAACCTTGTTTCAGATCCTTTAGTAAGACTGGCACTGTGAACTAGTACAACCTTTATATTTCACAAGTAGACTGAAGTTATAAATGTACTTGCTGTTAACCTGCTCAACAAGTCCCTTATCAGGAGTTCACTGTAACTTTTTAATCATAACCGTTTTTGCCCTAACcatgtttaaatttatttaaagagaTTCAGAAGCTcacaatgtaaataacattCTACAACCAGGACTACCAGTTTATAGCAGAAATTAAAGCTGCCATTACTAAATATGTGATCAGGATCAACCAGTTTACTGAGTAATGTTGTAAATATACCTGCTTAGTCACTCTGCTCAGCTCTACAGCAATGTCCCCACCAGAGTTCCCAATCCCAATCACAACCACCCTCTTCCCGCGCCACTCCTCTGGGGTTTTGTAGTCACGGCTGTGGAAGTACGTCCCCTTAAAAGTCTCGATACCTAATAGATAACGCAATTTTTTTGGAAGAATTATGTCATGTTTGTAGTGATTTGCAATGCCGTGAAAATACAAGCGAAAGccaaataaaaattgtttgcCTGGATCCATTCCTAGTTTGACATCTGTGGTTCGAAATCTATGTTTGTCACCGAGCTAATTATGAAATCCCGTAATTAAACACATCACCAATTTCTCTTTTTATCAACCAAAATGGTAAACTATTTCAGTGCATAAATGGCCCATCTACAGTTAATTAAATATCAATTTCCCAACAAATCCTGGTCAGAGAAAAATGGAATGCACTCATCCATCGTAGAGCAACGTAGCACATGCTATTCCCAGCCACTGTGCAATCAGATGACAGAGGTCATCTTGTGATCACGAggaaacaacatttttatatcATGCTCATTAGATACACAATATGCCcgaatgtatgtggacacctgacatccaacatctcatccaaaattatgggcattaatatggagtcagtCCACCCTTTTTTGCAATAACAACCTccgctcttctgggaaggctttatactagatgttggagcattgctgaagggatttgcttccattcagccaaacgTGCATTGGTGAGGTCAGCCCCTGAttaggtgttggatggggttgaagtcGAGGCGCAgtgcaggtcagtcaagttcttccacactgttctcaacaaaatcatttctacatggacctcACCGTGTGCCCGGGGGACTTGTTatgctaaaacaggaaagggccttccccaaactgttggggaagcaccgAATCGTCAAGTTTGTcaaatttgccttcactggaactaaggggcctagcccaaaccatgagcaacagccccagaccaaggccAGATTGTGTCCAGATTCTTTCAGTCATACAGTGTTAGTcgtgatcacaaaaaaaaaaaaaactgttttgttatGTCAAAATCACAAGAAACTGTAATCTTGAATAATGGGACAAAGATGAATACATACGACATCACTTCTACGGACTTCTGCATGCCCCTGATTGCAAGCCAAATTgtcaacattaaaacattaaaatacattccttCCAATGCGCAATCAAGGTGTGATAACAGTGCTCGCTATGGCAACCCTATAGGGTTGGTTATAGCTCTGACATTAAAATTAGCACTTGATAAAATATAAACCACACTGTATTCCAGAGAGATAAGATAAGAATATTTGGACCAGCTTTTGGAGCTGCAAAATAAAGTACAAAGTTTAACCTGAATTAATGATTCCACAGCTAACTTGCCCCACATGTTATACAACACTACACAATCAAAGGGCAACACCACATCTCATTTTTTACTGTGATTTCAGTTTTCAGTCTAGTTTTAACGTAGCAGGACAGCAATAGTAAAGTTGGGTTTTACCAGGAAAGTCTTTCAAGGGCATGTTGGGGTAAACATGGTGTCCTATGCATATCATCACAGCGTCAAAGATGTGCTTCTCTTTACGACCTTCTCGGTTCTCAGTCACAACGTCCCACTGCCCCGACTGAGAGAAGTCAGGCCTCTGATTCACACTGCAGACACTGGTCTGAAACAAACAGAGTAAGGGGGAAGTCAGATCGATTCACAGCCGTCTCGTTACAGCGTGTGTGACCGTTGCGACACTGGGATTCAGTAATACACAGGGTAACTGATGAACTGAGCGGGCTCCAAGTATTACTGTTTAATGGGAACCATGCCAGCTGAAACCTTCCCTCTCTGGATGGAGTAAGGCTCCCTGCCACAGTTATTTGCAGGGACTCACCTGGAAGCGGACGTGGCGAGTGAGCTGGAAGTGCTCTGCGTACATGCGGAAGTAGTCCATGATCAGGGAGTTGTGCATGTAGTTTGGGAACTCAGCTGGGATGGGAAAATCACTGAAGCACATCATCTCCTTGGAGGTATTGATGATAACAGAGTGGTAGATGCTAGCCCGGTCTGACTCGGGATTCTCCTAAATATGAGAAAAGACGAGAGGAAAAGTCAGGGACGCCAGAATGAAAACTTgcacctatttatttattttaaacgtgACAGTTAGTGTTCTGACTGTAGGTCCTCATAAGAACAGGTTCAACAGTTCTGATGAAGAGCTTTCATTCGGGACTTACTACTTCCATAACTTTATGCCGCGTGTAAGTTTATTCTCTCACGAAGAAAGGGAAAGGAGTGAAGTTCCCATCTGCACGTCTCCTACTCTTTTACTCACGAAAGCCCTTAAAAACCAATAGCCATTTATGTTTGTGGACAATGTCATTCACTATGTTGGTGAAATTTCTCTATGTTGAATGCGAAGTAATTCAGCATCAGTTAATTTCTGCACACACTTGTGCATTTTTGctttgtgaaatttaaaatggaatataGTGCTACACAAGCACATTCCAAGAGAAGTAAATCTTGCCTCTTCTGAGTAGAAAGTAACGGCAGCGTTCGCTCTCATTGGTCATGGTTGTCTGAAAAGATTTTATGACACCAGGTTTGAATTTGCACACGGTTCCTACAGTATATATGCTGATCTCACCTTGTACCTCCACAGTCCCCCGATGTCATCGCTGCTCTCGAAGCAGACAGGCACCAGCCCCTCATCCAGGCAGCACTTGATACAGGCCAGTCCTGAGCTTCCTGCCCCAATCACTGCTACACGGCGGCCCATGGTGCTCCTCGCTGGGACTTCAATCAGAATGCTTCTGTCCAAGCTGCTTCCCACCAACTGTGAAGAGGACAGGCACGTGTGCGAAAACTGGTAAGAAAACCCTTGTTTTCACTGCCTCCTATTGTGTTAAAAATACAATCAAGTTTATATGCCAAGAATGTTTACCTTCCACCAAGATTACACAAAACAGGATGGACAATACAACAGAAgtgtaaaattgtattttaccTTCCTCATGAGATGCCATTACAATGCTAAAATTCACTTTTATAATTGTGATTATAAAATAGCGATTAACACACATCTtattctcaaggccttaattggcttcGGATCGAAAGGAAACAagaaatacctgcagacacagtaGGCATCAAGGCCTACAGTAAGTAGCCTATTGATGTGTGTGAAAACAGAGTGCAAACTAAATGATTTTCCCGAAATCACACCAATTAGTGATACTCCATGTTCAACAGGGTGTCATTTGCTTAATGTTTGTAGgtgaaaaataaagagaattttgaattaaatttctTATGAAAGTCAACTGAAAAGCCGCCTATGCTCGGTGCCTTATCGCACTGCATTAATTTAAAACTGGGGGCTATctcagagaaacagaggaacaTCGAATTTCTTTTTAGGGTGCATTCTATTCGCTGTTGCCCACTGCAATAATGGTTGCCTTGCGGAAGGCAGCTGTTACAGAGGGAAACAGCTTTTGCAGTGACAGGTgcattccaatcacttattttatttgtcctttattCTCCTTACAAGTAGCTAGGAGGATCCTGAAGAAttcttgagcaaggaaacaagAGTACATGCTTTGCCGAAGTATTTTTTTTGAACGTGTGATGTATCCTGAtcaacctgtggatccacctctccccatctgccacatcAGTGATTGgcatggcttcaaactgacactTGAAAGAGCAAGGATGTTCCCACTAAGCACAGCATCTGTATCTACTCAAAAAAATCCTTTAGGTGAGAAAAAATTCCACtatcactgtgtttgagcttctgttagtttgtttcagtaatatttgtAGTGCTTCTGAAAACAAGCTCCCAaaggttacctttcagaagagaccaggattatgcctgtggTCAAgagggttcaagaatagtaaccgctttattttgggtatgtcattttcaaggttgtgtttaaaaaaggggggtgcTACTTAAGGGGTTAAAGAGGAAGGAATCTATTTCAAGGAAAGTCGTTTCTAAGATTACTTTAAAGTAAAAgtaatctttttgtgttattgtacgtagaaattcttctctacctgaactacaggtggcctaataccgAAGACAAACACTCATCATGATCGTATAGTTACAGCAATTTCCCCTTTCACCACTGACAATTTCACAAATTCAGCACAAAACATGCAGTGTTCAAGCTTAACTAACTGTACATATTGCAACCTGCGATTGTTAGGCTGCTGCACAAAACTTTcaggtaaaataattttttttaaatagtcccCTTTAGTATTTTTGTTACGACagttttgcaaaaaataaaaattattttaaaaaagagtcaGCCAATTGTCAGCTGGTGATTGTCAGACCCAGATCTGACTACCTTTCCATATCAGGGTCGCAACTTTCcctgtgccattttctttgatATGCTCGCTGCATTGAGTTGAATTGTTTATCGAATACACGAAAACGGATGTAATAAAGATTTAAACAAATAGCTACggctttatttttctattaaacCGCTAATTCGACAGACTTTGCAAGTCGCAAACCCAACAGcggctgttttttgtttccaaaaagACGCGAAATGGTTGCCTTTGCTTTTTTCTGGATTTTGTCCAAACCAGAACTTCCGCCATGGTAAACACTGACCAGCTGAACCAAAACACTTTTCTTCTACTAGCCGCGGAAAGAAACGGGAAAGATCCAGtgatttattatcatttattaaaaatgcaaacggTACAATGTATATTGTTAAATGTCCTGCCAGTCGTGTGATATATGCACACGTTCTGGCATTGTCGTTTTCTCGTGCATAGATCTGAGCATGTATTTGGTGCGTTATCCCgaatgtacatacacatacgtcTCAGGAAAAGTTACTACTTACTGTCAAGCGCTGTAATATGCAAACCTCGGCCTCTGAAGGCAAGATGATCTGAAAGATCGTTGGGCGGAGTTAAAGTAATATAAGCTCAGACGGCATGGACTTTCAGTACGTAAAATTGTTGCCGCCTATCACGTAAGTCATCAGAGATCCCTCCCGAAAAATGCAGGCTGTTATGCCAAAGGAAATCATCCAAAATTACATAACATATAAATTATCTACGTTGACAGGCGTTGCtaaatatttcaaagaaaaaaaagatacgCAACTACCCCAGATAGTAAGGAGGAGCCTAGTACAAACTACAAATACATGtcacaattttattattttattttagtctgCTCTATAACATACAGCTTACATTATTTAAGTTTTCATAGTTTGTATAGTCAATTATAGGACAGTCTTAATCTTTAAATTCCTGTGTTCACTGCAGTTTCAGGCAGGGGCGCATTCTCCACACGATCCCTGATAGGGAGCAGAGCCTGTTCAGGACGGCTGCAGGATCCGGCAGGATGGCAGGGGTTTTGCGTTGAGAGTAGACGGCAGCGAGCAGCAGGGCAGCGCACGAGACAGTGAGCAACAGAGGCGCGGCAGAGGCCCGGGCCTCTGGTACAGGGCGTGTTTTAAAGGGCCGGGTCACCCGCTCCCACTGCGTGAGGATGGCCTGGCGAGCCCCCTCCCACCGCCCCGGTCCACGCAGCCGGTACTGGTACGGGGTGCAGGGACCCAGCAGCACACTCAGACCCAGACGAGGGTCTcgcagcagcaggcccaggaAGTTGGGCAGCACCCCCACCTGCCGCGCCAGGTCATCCATGTAAGGGATATATTCCACTTGGAGAGGGTTGCGCTTGGAGCAGGCAAACCTGCAGGGAGATGAGACTCAGAACAAGGGTACGGAGGTGGCTCCGGTAACGTGAATGACTCATGCTGCTCAACTTTTACCTCTGATGCATTTCCCTTGTCTCTTTCTCAATGTCCAGAAGCATGCGTTTCTGCGGTGGCAGTTTCTGCAAcccttgaaatgaaaaacataattacatGGAAGCTTGTGGTTGGGCCacttaaatgtttaaaagaaaaaaaaagtggattGGTATATCTACAGGTTACAATAATGGAAAGCAGTGCTTGTGGACTGCTAGCTATTGTGACCAGGTTTAATGTTTCACTTAAACCAGGTCAGTGTTAATGTATTTTACTGGAGTATATGTTGATTAAATTGCCAGACTACCGCACATGTCCCTGATCTAGCACATTCTTAGAAGCAGCAGGTCTTTAAAGAGCTTTGGATGAGCTCATAAAGGTCCCATACCTTGAAAGACCCTGGTTGCCCATCGTGCCTGCATCTCGGCCAATGGGATAATGGCTCCCAGGCCATGGATAAACCCGATCACCGCCAGAGTAGGGCACTCAAGACTGGGCGGGAAGACGTGTTTGTAAAGAGACATACGATAACCAGCCTTGGCCTTTAAAGAGGAGGGCAGGAAGGGGAAGTCGTAATTGTAGCCTGTGGCGAAGACCACCACGTCCACTTTGTCCACCACAGTCCCGTCCTCAAACACCACACTGGAGCCTCGGAACTCCTTCACGTTGGGCTTCACCACCACCCTTCCTGAGATGATGCGACCGGGCAGGTCATCATTCACCACAGGGATCTGTTTAGAAAACCTGCCACAGATCACCAACGATGATTTCATTAGCTTGAAGGAGCAaggataaacaaaaaacaataaggGTGCATTTTTGAACCTCATTTTGAAGGTTGTTTTTTCTGACAGACTTGGATCCTGACCCATGTGAAGGCAGCAGTCCATACAGGCGGTGGTTGAGGTGTTGGTTGACCGTCTGCGCTGTGCATTTGTCTGCCCAAGATGGCAGATATCGCTGCACCAGCATGGACAGACGGGCACCTTGCATAAAATCAGCAGGAAGTCCATCGTCGCCAATGCGACTGACCACCCAGGCACCTCGCCGAGTGCTAAGGTACACCTGCAGGACAACAAAGGAAAACTTGCTTGTCTCAATCTACTTAGTCTCGCATAGCCAGGCCTCCAAACTTCGTTTCAGCTCTGTGCcagcgctggagaaaggtctggctcaacccattatCACTCTGGTATAGGTttatatgtttgtatttctttacatCAATCACAATTGTCTTGGGTGGCGCTAAGCCCAGGATTCAGAGACCGTGCCCTTGCAAAAACGGTAACACGCAGGTagcaggaggggaggagaattccgactgaaatagtcggccaatggcaggcttatacccgcagtctatatcctgtgagtcagactacAATATACTGGTACACTTGCACATCTCAAAGACCTTTCTTATATCATCAAGAATCTCAATTACAAATCTTAAAGTGCTCCTGAGTGGTATATCCAGTGGAGGCTCTCACTCTTAGTAAAGTGATGCACACAAGTGCCCgaaatccagactgtgccagtgttgGGGATTCTGCAGGGCGATGGATAATTGACCATAGTATTGTCCAGGGAAAGACTGAGCTGCAGTTGATGAAGCAGTTTGCTTCATTGTTCAGTGATGACTCTTGCATCTGATTTGATGTCTGTGATCTGCATGTGTCAGCTGTGCCTGTTTCGCAGTTGTTTAGTCAGCTGTTGGACTGAAGAGTGAAAAAAGACGTGGTCTCTGATGCCACAACTTTTGGCGAAAGCATGTGGTAGGACATATGGCTGAATATCAATGGGGTGGCCATACAATGCCAGACATTCAAATTTTTGGGGAagagaagaaggggaaaaaaagagaaaaaaggatatcaatcaatcaaaaaccACACCTGCTCTGCAACCCTGCTGCTGTCTGCTGCGATGTCCCCTCCAGAATTCCCAATCCCGACAACAACAATCCTCTTCCCCTGGAGATCCTCGGCAAACCCATATTCCCAACTGTGGAAATACTTCCCTGCAAATGTACTTATGCCTGAAACAAAGATGAACAGGATAGTTCGATTCGAAAGCCTTGAACATCTGGTAAACATTCAGCAGCTGGAGGCAGGGCTTTGGATCACTGCTGAGGGAATTTGGGTTTATGACTAAGCCCCCCAGTCACCAAAGTACAATTGGCAGTATATCAAATCTGAACTAGCAGAACAGACCAAATAAGGACAACAACACAATCGGCAgagttggggtgggggcggccggggggggggggggggggtgcagatcACACAAGTTTTCAAATGGGGAAGATCAGGGTCATCCAAATAagtaaaccttttttttctggaagatcTGATATAGGCAGATCTGTAGCTTATGATAGACTTCTATGTCTGCTCTGCCCCcatttcattgtgtgtttgtgtgcacgcacctgtgtgtgtgtttgtgtgtgtgcatgtgtgagcgcaCATTATGTTTTCGTATTAAACATCAcacttaaaatatattaatatatattagaACTGCAATTCATGTATGACATTTATGGTAGCCTTTTGTTAACTACCTGCTTATTGTAACTCAGGGGGTTACAATAAGCAGGCCATACTCCTGACCAAACTACACTGCTTCACAGAGGTTTACCTGCTTCAGGTAATTcagtgctatataaatagatAATACACAAAGTACTTGTGTCCTCACTTAACCAGTAGGTGTGGCTCCAGATTGCCCAATTTCCACTCCACAGTGGAAGTCCTGTCACAGTAAAGTAATCTGTTTGCAAGGTACCATTTTGCACTATTAAAGGATACAACTGGCAATTTTTCAGTCAACACAAAATAATCCTCATCTAAATGAACATTTCGCTCAGTTTTTAAGTAAATTTCGTTATATTTCTggtaatattttcataataatggGTAGAATAACCGGTGTTTCAAATGGAGTTACAGCAATGCAGATACCTGGGAAGTCCTTCAGTGGAAGGTGGGGCTGTGTGTAATGTCCAGTACAGACCATCACAGCATCAAAGATGTGACTCTCCTTGCCACTCCCTTTTTTCTCAGTCTCCACCACCCACTGGCCTGAACGAGAGAAGACGGGCCCCTGCttcacacagctcacagtggTCTGAAATGCAGGGAGAGGTCCATTTTTAAACTATACCTTGTTGACTCAAAGGGGGCCCTGGCTGACCTGTGAcaagagtgtctgtgtgtagcagACCTCGAAAAATCTTGATTCCATGGAATGAATGACCAGAATTGAACGTGATttgaaaatctgttttattgGCCTGTTAAGAGAGGTGATAGTCGAGTAAACTCCAGAGACGGCTGCTGAGATCTAAATTGAGGAGGCAGAAAACTTCCCCTTAGACTGATTATTGGTCTCAActtgttttcaatcattttccattgTTAAACATGCAGATTAAGTCACAAAATACTCAATACAATCAGATATCCTCAATTAGGTTATGCGAGAAATAAAACAACTTTCATTTGTTTCCTGTACTCGCATTCAGAGAATATTCATGCCAAAGATCTGCAAATACTTTTTGCAGATCTTTggcatgaatttatttatttataattcttCTATTATTTATTGCTAATGTGATAGTTAACAGAGTGGTGTATCGTTTATCGTTAAGTGTTCTTAGtgaataaaacagatttttctaaattgaatttgTTATTTAATCTGCCTTACATGAtgtgaagaagctgtgtgtttaaCAATTCAGATCGTTGGCAGACCAGTTAATCAAGgagaataaatgaaaacaggtAAAGACCtgtttcagctcagcagccaccactgctaaaaagaacaataaaactttgttttcaaaatagtTTGGGAACTCCTACAGTCAGAGTGGGTAACGTGAGcttgtttttcatctttattcTCAGTGTGCTTTGAAATGGTGCCTCTCAACGTACACTAAAGTTCCTACCTGGAACTGGATATGCTGTAGGAGATCGAAATGCTCCACATACAGCTGCAAATACTGCAGAAGCTGGGAGTGGTGCATGTTGTTGGGGAACTCGGCTGGGGGAGGGAAGTCACTGTAGGACAGCATTTCTTTGGAGCTGTTGCAAATGAGTGAACGATAGATGTTGGTTCGTCCCGGCTCTGGCTTCTCCTATGAGGCAAGGGGGAAATTATTGAAAAGAGGAAAATCAGTAAAGGGTAGCCTAATATTTAGAAACCAGTACTGTCtgtaatccatccatccatccattatctatacccgcttatcctgagcagggtcgcgggggggggggtgctggagccaatcccagcgtacattgggcgagaggcaggaatacaccctggacaggccgccagtctatcgcagactgtctttaattataaattataactCTCCAAAAGGTTTTCAACAGGTTTTTGTATGCATCCTTGACAGGTTGGGATACAATGCTGAGATGTAATAAAATAGATCCTGTAACTGAAAACCATATACAGCAGTTCaaatttatttctgtcatcTCTGACAGGGATTTAAAACAAGCGACCCTAGTTTATATTATAttggttttaaatattttgttgcagAAATTGTACGATAACAGCTGTATTCTCTGTTCAcgaacatttacatttgataACTGCCAAAGGAATGATAATTGTTTTAATCATTACATTCAAACACTTACCCAGAGCAGTTTACACAGCTCATTTTTACAtgcaatgcatttatacaggtggataCCTTGCTGAAGAAATTCAGGGTATGTACGTTGATCAAAAGAAGTACAATGGCAATGCCCCACCTCagaactgaacctgcaacctcacactcaattaattatttcacCTTGTACCTCCACAGTCCCCCGATGTCAGCGCTGCTCTCGAAGCAGACAGGCACCAGCCCCTCATCCAGGCAGCACTTGATACAGGCCAGTCCTGAGCATCCTGCCCCAATCACTGCTACACGGCGGGTCATGGTGTCTGGGAGAATATGAGGGAGATTTCCGACTGTATgaacattaaaaagcaaaagggcCATGTCTGAAGTTGAAATTCCAAATCGGATCAATAAAATTGTAGATCACCCTCACTGGCACTGCCTTCCCCAGTTGCTACAAATCATACCTTTGCCTATTATGTTAGAACGATAACagtatgcacaaaaaaatatatttttaattggatCTTGCAAAAACTCAACGTATTTTACAAAAAGGAGCTACAATCTCTTTCAATCTCCATTATCCaattctctctcgctctccccctcccccttctaaCTTACAATAGCTAACTCTAATAGCAAAATCACTActctagaccagtggttctgaagttcggtcctgggggacccatgtttttcttggttttgttccaaccaagctaTTGCTCAATTAAGGTTGACGAATGCATGTGTTTTAAGTTCTTCAATACTGTTTTCCTTAAAAATGTTAACAcattgctttgtctttgaattcttaattatctaccaaatggtttTTTCTACTGGTTACATGTTGACGCTTTCCCCagttaggagcctattgattcacctcagtctttaatttgatttgttaattgttattttttaccTCTCTTTATGTAACCGTTTACAATATGTGTCTTTCATTATTCAGGGAATGCATATGTTCCAAAATGTAGATTAAGAGAGTAAATAACCCCTCAAAGCATGAAAATCTTAATTAAGAAAAAGCAAGTTTGTTAAAATTGTAAGATTGCAACtttggttggaacgaaaaccaacAGCGTTTCTTGAATTAGAGAACCACTGCTCTTGGCAGTTCACATTGACAGTTAATCCTTGGGCACACTACATGATATTATCCTCAATTTTCTCTCTGATCCCCACAGGCACCCAATTTGCAGAAATTCGTAGCCCACATTTGGGCATCTCACCTCG
This is a stretch of genomic DNA from Anguilla rostrata isolate EN2019 chromosome 4, ASM1855537v3, whole genome shotgun sequence. It encodes these proteins:
- the LOC135253795 gene encoding flavin-containing monooxygenase 5-like isoform X3, translating into MTRRVAVIGAGCSGLACIKCCLDEGLVPVCFESSADIGGLWRYKEKPEPGRTNIYRSLICNSSKEMLSYSDFPPPAEFPNNMHHSQLLQYLQLYVEHFDLLQHIQFQTTVSCVKQGPVFSRSGQWVVETEKKGSGKESHIFDAVMVCTGHYTQPHLPLKDFPGISTFAGKYFHSWEYGFAEDLQGKRIVVVGIGNSGGDIAADSSRVAEQVYLSTRRGAWVVSRIGDDGLPADFMQGARLSMLVQRYLPSWADKCTAQTVNQHLNHRLYGLLPSHGSGSKSVRKNNLQNEVF
- the LOC135253795 gene encoding flavin-containing monooxygenase 5-like isoform X2; its protein translation is MLSYSDFPPPAEFPNNMHHSQLLQYLQLYVEHFDLLQHIQFQTTVSCVKQGPVFSRSGQWVVETEKKGSGKESHIFDAVMVCTGHYTQPHLPLKDFPGISTFAGKYFHSWEYGFAEDLQGKRIVVVGIGNSGGDIAADSSRVAEQVYLSTRRGAWVVSRIGDDGLPADFMQGARLSMLVQRYLPSWADKCTAQTVNQHLNHRLYGLLPSHGFSKQIPVVNDDLPGRIISGRVVVKPNVKEFRGSSVVFEDGTVVDKVDVVVFATGYNYDFPFLPSSLKAKAGYRMSLYKHVFPPSLECPTLAVIGFIHGLGAIIPLAEMQARWATRVFQGLQKLPPQKRMLLDIEKETREMHQRFACSKRNPLQVEYIPYMDDLARQVGVLPNFLGLLLRDPRLGLSVLLGPCTPYQYRLRGPGRWEGARQAILTQWERVTRPFKTRPVPEARASAAPLLLTVSCAALLLAAVYSQRKTPAILPDPAAVLNRLCSLSGIVWRMRPCLKLQ
- the LOC135253797 gene encoding flavin-containing monooxygenase 5-like, encoding MGRRVAVIGAGSSGLACIKCCLDEGLVPVCFESSDDIGGLWRYKENPESDRASIYHSVIINTSKEMMCFSDFPIPAEFPNYMHNSLIMDYFRMYAEHFQLTRHVRFQTSVCSVNQRPDFSQSGQWDVVTENREGRKEKHIFDAVMICIGHHVYPNMPLKDFPGIETFKGTYFHSRDYKTPEEWRGKRVVVIGIGNSGGDIAVELSRVTKQLFLSTRRGAWILNRVGDHGIPLDFSFNRVLGLLQAILPFSLLCRLGESRLNQRFNHKLYSLQPKHRLFSQHPTVNDELPNRILSGTVCVKPNVCQFQGSSVVFEDGTVEEDIDLVVFATGYSFSYPFLSSSVLGVTENRASLYKYVFPPELERPTLAIIGLVQPLGAIMPIAEMQARWAARVFKGLNKLPPKDAMLKDIKEKAETMAKRYVTSPRHTIQVDYVPYMDELARQVGVGPNFLGLLLRDPRLGLSVLLGPCTPYQYRLRGPGRWEGARQAILTQWERVAKPMKTRPVPECPRSSTLSLLLPVSVATLLLAVLYIKKNNLTALQDSANSLLDSWKMYFAVP
- the LOC135253795 gene encoding flavin-containing monooxygenase 5-like isoform X1, which encodes MTRRVAVIGAGCSGLACIKCCLDEGLVPVCFESSADIGGLWRYKEKPEPGRTNIYRSLICNSSKEMLSYSDFPPPAEFPNNMHHSQLLQYLQLYVEHFDLLQHIQFQTTVSCVKQGPVFSRSGQWVVETEKKGSGKESHIFDAVMVCTGHYTQPHLPLKDFPGISTFAGKYFHSWEYGFAEDLQGKRIVVVGIGNSGGDIAADSSRVAEQVYLSTRRGAWVVSRIGDDGLPADFMQGARLSMLVQRYLPSWADKCTAQTVNQHLNHRLYGLLPSHGFSKQIPVVNDDLPGRIISGRVVVKPNVKEFRGSSVVFEDGTVVDKVDVVVFATGYNYDFPFLPSSLKAKAGYRMSLYKHVFPPSLECPTLAVIGFIHGLGAIIPLAEMQARWATRVFQGLQKLPPQKRMLLDIEKETREMHQRFACSKRNPLQVEYIPYMDDLARQVGVLPNFLGLLLRDPRLGLSVLLGPCTPYQYRLRGPGRWEGARQAILTQWERVTRPFKTRPVPEARASAAPLLLTVSCAALLLAAVYSQRKTPAILPDPAAVLNRLCSLSGIVWRMRPCLKLQ